In Labrus bergylta chromosome 1, fLabBer1.1, whole genome shotgun sequence, one genomic interval encodes:
- the mettl14 gene encoding N6-adenosine-methyltransferase non-catalytic subunit → MNSRLQEIRERQKLRRQLLAQQLGAESADSIGAVLNSKDELKEIEETRETCRASLDSLVAPSKRKAQTEGEEPEEDVEEQKDVVEVQQPDESNPYEEVYKDSSTFLKGTQSLNPHNDYCQHFVDTGHRPQNFIRDVGLADRFEEYPKLRELIRLKDELISTTNTPPMYLQADPEHFDLQDLQCKFDVILLEPPLEEYYRESGISHTERFWNWDDIMKLEIEEISALRSFVFLWCGSGEGLDLGRMCLRKWGFRRCEDICWIKTNKNNPGKTKALDPKAVFQRTKEHCLMGIKGTVRRSTDGDFIHANVDIDLIITEEPEMGNVEKPVEIFHIIEHFCLGRRRLHLFGRDSTIRPGWLTVGPTLTNSNFNPETYASHFGLPSSHLSGCTEEIERLRPKSPPNKLKSDRGGGAPRGGRGGPNAGRGGDRGRERNRPNFRGDRGGFRGRGGPHRGFPPR, encoded by the exons ATGAACAGTCGACTGCAAGAGATCCGCGAACGACAAAAACTGAGGCGGCAGCTTTTAGCTCAACAG CTGGGAGCTGAAAGTGCAGACAGTATCGGAGCTGTACTCAACAGTAAAGATGAACTAAAGGAGATAGAGGAGACAAGAGAAACATGCAG ggCTTCACTTGATAGTCTAGTAGCACCTTCCAAAAGGAAGGCACAGACGGAAGGAGAAGAACCTGAGGAAGATGTGGAAGAACAAAAG GATGTGGTGGAGGTGCAGCAGCCTGATGAAAGCAACCCGTATGAGGAAGTGTACAAGGACTCCAGTACTTTCCTTAAG GGTACGCAGAGTTTGAACCCTCACAATGACTACTGTCAGCACTTTGTTGACACAGGGCACAGGCCTCAAAACTTCATTAGAGATGTTG GCTTGGCTGACAGATTTGAAGAATACCCCAAACTGCGAGAGCTAATCAGACTGAAGGATGAACTCATCTCCACCACAAACACCCCTCCCAT gTACCTCCAGGCTGACCCAGAGCACTTTGATCTGCAGGACTTACAGTGCAAGTTTGATGTCATTCTGCTCGAGCCTCCTTTAGAGGAATACTACAGAGAATCAGGCATCAGCCACACTGAACGTTTTTGGAACTGGGATGAC ATTATGAAACTGGAAATTGAGGAGATATCGGCTCTACGATCCTTCGTCTTCCTTTGGTGTGGCTCTGGGGAAGGCTTGGACTTGGGTAGAATG TGTTTGAGGAAGTGGGGCTTTAGGCGTTGTGAGGATATCTGTTGGATAAAGACTAACAAGAACAACCCAGGCAAGACCAAGGCCCTGGACCCAAAAGCAGTATTCCAGAGGACCAAG GAACACTGCCTCATGGGAATCAAAGGAACGGTGCGCAGGAGTACTGATGGTGACTTTATCCATGCCAACGTGGACATTGACTTGATCATTACAGAGGAGCCAGAGATGGGTAATGTGGAGAAGCCTGTGGAGATCTTCCACATCATCGAACACTTCTGTTTGGGCCGCAGGAGGTTGCACCTGTTTGGACGGGACTCAACTATAAGACCAG GCTGGCTGACAGTGGGTCCGACGTTGACGAACAGTAACTTTAACCCAGAGACATACGCCTCACACTTCGGCTTGCCCAGCTCCCACCTGTCTGGCTGCACCGAGGAAATAGAGAGATTGCGGCCTAAATCTCCCCCCAATAAGCTCAAGTCAGACCGTGGTGGTGGAGCACCAAGAGGCGGACGTGGTGGGCCGAATGCAGGAAGAGGCGGAGACAGGGGCCGGGAAAGAAATCGGCCAAACTTCCGTGGTGACAGGGGAGGGTTCAGGGGCAGGGGAGGGCCTCACAGGGGTTTCCCTCCTCGCTAG